A single Xylella taiwanensis DNA region contains:
- the minE gene encoding cell division topological specificity factor MinE, with protein sequence MGLIDFLRNKTKTAETAKNRLQIIIAQERTKRGGPDYLPLLQRELLEVIKKYVKIDADAVKVDLIKDGANDVLDISVALPDDSER encoded by the coding sequence ATGGGTCTGATCGATTTTCTAAGAAACAAGACAAAAACCGCCGAAACAGCGAAGAACCGCCTGCAAATTATTATCGCGCAGGAACGCACCAAGCGTGGTGGCCCCGATTACCTGCCACTGCTACAGCGTGAACTGCTGGAAGTCATCAAAAAATACGTAAAGATCGATGCCGATGCGGTGAAAGTCGACTTAATCAAGGACGGCGCTAATGACGTCCTCGACATATCAGTAGCACTGCCCGACGATTCAGAACGCTGA
- the minD gene encoding septum site-determining protein MinD — translation MAEIIVITSGKGGVGKTTTSASLACGLARRGKKVAAIDFDVGLRNLDLIMGCERRVVYDFVNVIHGEATLKQALIKDKRFDNLYVLAASQTRDKDALTKEGVEKVLKDLDAEGFDFIFCDSPAGIEKGAYLAMYFADRAVVVVNPEVSSVRDSDRIIGLLDSKTKKAETGSSVVTTLLLTRYSPTRVESGEMLSITDVEEVLGLKAIGVIPESGDVLNASNKGEPVILDNDSSAGLAYEDAVGRILGEDHPMRFTTVEKKSFFSKLFGG, via the coding sequence TTGGCTGAAATTATCGTAATCACTTCCGGCAAGGGCGGCGTCGGTAAAACCACTACCAGTGCAAGCTTAGCCTGCGGATTGGCACGACGCGGCAAGAAGGTTGCAGCGATTGACTTCGACGTTGGGCTGCGCAACCTTGACCTCATCATGGGCTGCGAACGCCGTGTAGTATACGACTTCGTCAACGTGATACATGGCGAAGCCACACTCAAGCAGGCACTCATCAAGGACAAGCGCTTCGATAACCTGTATGTGCTGGCCGCCTCCCAAACCCGCGACAAGGACGCATTGACCAAGGAAGGTGTGGAGAAAGTGCTCAAAGATCTGGATGCGGAAGGCTTCGACTTCATCTTCTGCGATTCACCGGCCGGTATCGAAAAAGGGGCCTACCTGGCGATGTACTTTGCCGACCGTGCAGTCGTCGTGGTCAACCCGGAAGTATCCTCCGTGCGCGACTCAGATCGCATCATCGGGCTACTTGATTCCAAAACTAAGAAAGCCGAGACCGGTAGCAGCGTAGTCACCACACTGCTGCTGACCCGTTATAGCCCAACACGCGTAGAAAGTGGTGAGATGCTCAGCATTACCGACGTCGAGGAAGTCCTCGGACTGAAAGCAATCGGCGTCATCCCCGAATCAGGCGACGTGCTTAACGCCTCCAACAAAGGTGAGCCTGTAATCCTGGACAACGACTCCTCAGCCGGCCTAGCCTACGAAGACGCCGTTGGCCGCATCCTGGGCGAAGATCACCCAATGCGCTTCACCACTGTGGAAAAAAAGAGCTTCTTCAGTAAGCTGTTCGGGGGTTAA